In Pseudomonas sp. MTM4, one genomic interval encodes:
- a CDS encoding heme-binding protein has protein sequence MAGKVFRSSVKITRAQARRILDAAFSQARLQDMDPLTAFVMDGGGNLIAAEREDGCAPLRLPVARGKAFAALGNGASSRTIGERNDLRPAFLASVAAASDGTFIPVPGGVLILDANDEVIGAVGVSGASSDEDEQVAIVGIEAAGFKVGLAPK, from the coding sequence ATGGCAGGCAAGGTTTTTCGTTCCAGCGTGAAAATTACCCGAGCCCAGGCTCGGCGGATTCTGGATGCAGCATTTTCTCAGGCGAGGTTGCAGGACATGGACCCGTTGACGGCGTTTGTCATGGATGGAGGTGGAAATCTGATTGCCGCCGAACGGGAGGATGGCTGCGCGCCGTTGAGACTTCCGGTGGCGCGCGGTAAGGCGTTCGCCGCGCTCGGGAATGGCGCATCCAGCCGGACGATAGGCGAGCGAAACGATCTCCGTCCGGCCTTCCTCGCCTCGGTCGCGGCTGCGTCTGATGGCACCTTCATTCCGGTGCCGGGCGGCGTTCTGATTCTCGACGCGAATGACGAAGTGATCGGCGCTGTGGGTGTGAGCGGCGCCTCCTCGGATGAAGATGAGCAGGTGGCTATCGTGGGTATCGAGGCTGCGGGCTTCAAGGTCGGCCTCGCACCCAAATAG
- a CDS encoding DUF4105 domain-containing protein: MAVALTAFANVAQADLRLTLDDRDLHPAEWAASQQLLNEAMAALPPRMVEHLDRDVRVRWHDGLTHDVYGSAGGDLLLLNRRLLPALSDGAAATQRTSRPHGTVRRELLATLVHEITHLYDRARLWSPEGHRQLAFCSQRAASLGLVGLPDACRGQTERRFTLSDDPRLLDLAGWPQRVGQRGEREVSNAQAARSPDLYELTNPLEFVAVNLEYFLLDPSYACRRPSLHRYFRDHFGWQPEDGDECASGLPILNAGHDFARTPLIELDPERVYEVDYLFAEANDAWVSRWGHSMLRLVICAPGRPRGPDCRLDLDHHLVLSFRAFVGDVQLSSWDGLTGVYPSRLFVLPLGQVIDEYTKVELRSLASIPLKLERREIDMLVERSAEMHWSYDGDYYFLSNNCAVETLKLLRSGTARPEFDALDSILPSGLLEILINRGLADASVLDDPREALRLGYRFDSYRDRYQAMFVVLRERLDLPQTSVEQWLELSAEQRRPWIAQADLRASAALLLVEQAALRRHLLLAQEELKQRYLSGRERGDESLAKADDTLQGILANSGYLSRPAELLDGNGYGLPQASEWTRLEQESSQRQARLLQLTETLNAEVRLLLGKERRLELENVEANLAQIGDHLRTLHKAGGGLELP, encoded by the coding sequence ATGGCCGTTGCGCTCACCGCGTTCGCTAATGTTGCTCAGGCCGACCTGCGCCTGACACTGGATGACCGCGACCTGCACCCGGCCGAGTGGGCAGCCAGTCAGCAGTTACTGAATGAAGCCATGGCGGCATTGCCACCGCGGATGGTCGAGCACCTCGACCGGGACGTACGCGTCCGCTGGCACGATGGGCTGACGCACGACGTCTACGGAAGTGCCGGCGGCGATCTGCTGCTGCTCAACCGCCGTCTGCTGCCGGCGCTGAGCGATGGCGCCGCCGCCACGCAACGCACCAGCCGCCCGCATGGCACCGTGCGCCGCGAGCTGCTGGCCACGCTGGTTCACGAAATCACCCACCTCTACGATCGCGCCCGGCTCTGGTCGCCGGAGGGCCATCGGCAGTTGGCTTTTTGTAGCCAGCGCGCCGCCAGCCTCGGCTTGGTGGGATTGCCGGATGCCTGTCGCGGACAGACCGAACGCCGTTTCACCCTCAGCGACGACCCACGCCTGCTCGATCTGGCGGGCTGGCCCCAGCGCGTCGGCCAACGCGGCGAACGGGAAGTCAGCAATGCCCAGGCCGCCCGTAGCCCGGATCTCTACGAGCTGACCAATCCCCTTGAATTCGTCGCGGTGAATCTCGAGTACTTCCTGCTGGACCCCAGTTACGCCTGCCGCCGCCCTTCGCTGCATCGCTATTTCCGCGACCATTTCGGCTGGCAGCCAGAAGACGGGGATGAATGCGCGAGCGGCTTACCGATCCTCAACGCCGGTCACGACTTTGCGCGCACGCCGCTGATCGAACTCGATCCGGAGCGCGTCTATGAAGTCGACTATCTGTTTGCCGAAGCCAATGACGCCTGGGTCAGCCGCTGGGGCCACAGCATGCTGCGCCTGGTGATCTGCGCGCCGGGCCGTCCACGCGGGCCAGATTGCCGGCTAGATCTCGATCACCATCTAGTGCTTTCTTTCCGCGCCTTCGTCGGTGATGTGCAGCTATCCAGCTGGGATGGTCTGACCGGCGTCTACCCATCGCGCCTGTTCGTCCTGCCGCTGGGCCAGGTGATCGATGAGTACACGAAGGTCGAGCTGCGCAGCCTCGCCTCGATTCCGCTGAAGCTGGAGCGTCGCGAGATCGACATGCTGGTCGAGCGCAGCGCCGAGATGCATTGGAGTTATGACGGCGACTACTACTTCCTGTCCAACAACTGCGCGGTGGAAACCCTCAAGTTGCTGCGCAGCGGAACGGCCCGTCCCGAATTCGACGCGCTGGACAGCATCCTGCCCAGCGGATTGCTGGAGATCCTGATCAATCGTGGTCTGGCCGATGCCAGCGTGCTCGACGACCCGCGCGAGGCGCTGCGTCTGGGTTATCGCTTCGACTCCTACCGCGACCGGTATCAGGCCATGTTCGTGGTGCTGCGCGAACGGCTGGACTTGCCGCAGACCAGCGTAGAGCAATGGCTGGAGCTCAGCGCCGAGCAACGCCGCCCCTGGATCGCCCAAGCCGACCTGCGCGCTAGCGCCGCTCTGCTACTAGTCGAACAGGCGGCGCTGCGCCGACACCTGCTGCTGGCACAGGAAGAACTGAAACAGCGCTACCTGAGCGGCCGCGAACGCGGCGATGAAAGCCTGGCCAAGGCTGACGATACGCTGCAAGGCATCCTTGCCAACAGCGGCTACCTGAGCCGCCCGGCCGAGCTGCTCGATGGCAACGGCTACGGCCTGCCACAGGCCAGCGAATGGACGCGGCTGGAGCAGGAAAGCAGCCAACGCCAGGCACGGCTGCTGCAGCTCACCGAGACACTGAACGCGGAAGTCCGCTTGCTGTTGGGCAAGGAACGCCGGCTCGAGCTGGAAAACGTGGAAGCCAATCTGGCGCAGATCGGCGATCATTTACGTACCTTGCACAAGGCGGGCGGTGGGCTGGAGCTGCCTTAA
- a CDS encoding DUF2388 domain-containing protein: MNFKLIAVPLALVLFVGGAQAQTLVATSNILVNALDRSINFTSDVTSRISDMKVVSEARDDAAGFVASGGEIRGARLEAAFGGLRSAFPEARQASDQTLAELILAQ, encoded by the coding sequence ATGAACTTCAAGCTGATCGCCGTGCCGCTCGCACTGGTTCTGTTCGTCGGCGGTGCACAGGCGCAGACGCTGGTCGCCACCAGCAACATTCTCGTCAACGCGCTGGATCGCAGCATCAACTTCACCTCGGATGTGACCAGCCGCATCAGCGACATGAAAGTCGTCAGCGAAGCGCGTGACGACGCCGCCGGCTTCGTCGCCAGCGGCGGCGAGATTCGCGGTGCTCGTCTGGAAGCGGCATTCGGCGGGCTACGCAGCGCATTTCCCGAAGCTCGACAAGCCAGCGACCAGACACTGGCTGAACTCATCCTCGCGCAGTGA
- a CDS encoding DUF2388 domain-containing protein: MRSLYLVLAGCCLCGSAQAFDSLLASSVASTYVATQVTSAPFDNKLILDSRDEAARFVASDGEIRGARLESALRWLRETHPQLAASDLELAEAILVQ; the protein is encoded by the coding sequence ATGCGTTCGCTTTACCTTGTATTGGCCGGCTGTTGCCTTTGCGGCAGCGCGCAGGCCTTCGATAGCCTTCTTGCCAGCAGCGTCGCTTCTACCTATGTCGCCACCCAGGTGACCAGCGCCCCGTTCGACAACAAGCTAATCCTCGACTCCAGAGACGAAGCCGCTCGATTCGTCGCCAGCGATGGCGAGATCCGCGGAGCGCGGCTGGAATCGGCGCTGCGTTGGCTGCGTGAAACCCACCCGCAGCTAGCCGCAAGCGACCTTGAACTGGCCGAGGCAATCCTCGTCCAATGA
- a CDS encoding DUF2388 domain-containing protein produces MNKYLLSVAAAACLVTGTAYAGSVTGTIDAIGASLVNTVEGTSDITSNLGDDKLVRDARDDAARFVASNGEARGAQLEAALKHIRSERPGIEASDLQLASAILAL; encoded by the coding sequence ATGAACAAATATCTATTGTCAGTTGCCGCCGCTGCCTGCCTGGTCACCGGAACGGCCTACGCCGGCAGCGTCACCGGGACCATCGATGCGATCGGCGCCTCGCTGGTCAACACTGTCGAAGGCACCTCCGACATCACCTCGAACCTGGGCGACGACAAGCTGGTACGCGACGCGCGGGACGATGCGGCCCGTTTCGTGGCCAGCAATGGCGAGGCGCGTGGTGCTCAGCTGGAAGCCGCGCTGAAACACATCCGCAGTGAGCGGCCGGGCATCGAAGCCAGCGATCTGCAGCTGGCCAGCGCCATCCTGGCGCTCTGA
- a CDS encoding DUF1127 domain-containing protein: MERVLPRMLTLRISTAPLRRLLQLLRLWQQRARTRRHLAALDDHQLSDVGISHSERMDELSKPFWR, encoded by the coding sequence ATGGAGCGCGTACTGCCCCGCATGCTCACCCTCCGTATTAGCACGGCACCGCTTCGCCGATTGTTGCAACTGTTGCGGCTCTGGCAACAACGCGCGCGCACCCGACGCCATCTGGCAGCGCTGGACGATCACCAGCTATCCGACGTCGGCATCAGCCACAGCGAGCGCATGGACGAGCTGAGCAAGCCGTTCTGGCGTTAA
- a CDS encoding putative quinol monooxygenase yields MSDTCAFILHAYTRPEKADEFEGLFSSYVAASRAEDGCIEYHMLRDSEDPTLFIFYEVWQSSEHLQAHSALPHMRRFHEQRMDFLTREFEIRPIEMISSSSATG; encoded by the coding sequence ATGAGCGACACCTGTGCCTTCATCCTCCACGCCTACACGCGACCGGAAAAAGCCGACGAGTTCGAAGGGCTGTTCAGCAGCTACGTCGCCGCGAGCCGGGCCGAAGACGGCTGCATCGAATACCACATGCTGCGCGATAGCGAAGACCCGACGCTGTTCATCTTCTACGAGGTCTGGCAATCGTCCGAACATCTCCAGGCGCACAGTGCGCTGCCGCACATGCGTCGCTTCCACGAACAGCGCATGGATTTCCTGACGCGTGAGTTCGAGATACGCCCGATCGAAATGATCAGCTCGTCATCCGCTACGGGCTGA
- a CDS encoding NAD(P)H-dependent oxidoreductase, whose amino-acid sequence MKNVLLLNGGKQFAHSDGRYNATLHETALSFLDRAGFDVKETQIDAGYDLAEEVAKFLWADVIIYQMPGWWMGAPWTVKKYLDEVFTEGHGSLYANDGRTRSDASQKYGSGGLLQGKQYMISATWNAPQQAFDDPTDFFEGKGVDAVYFPFHKANEFLGMSGLPTFLCVDVMKRPSIEADTLRYEAHLAQVFGL is encoded by the coding sequence ATGAAAAACGTATTGCTGCTCAATGGCGGAAAACAGTTCGCCCACTCGGATGGCCGCTACAACGCCACCCTTCACGAAACCGCGTTGAGCTTTCTTGATCGTGCCGGCTTCGACGTCAAGGAAACTCAGATCGATGCCGGCTATGACCTGGCCGAGGAAGTCGCCAAGTTTCTCTGGGCCGACGTGATCATCTACCAGATGCCCGGCTGGTGGATGGGCGCCCCCTGGACCGTGAAGAAGTACCTCGACGAGGTGTTCACCGAAGGGCATGGCAGTCTCTACGCCAACGACGGTCGCACGCGCTCCGATGCGTCGCAGAAGTATGGCAGCGGCGGTTTGTTGCAGGGCAAGCAGTACATGATCTCGGCGACCTGGAATGCACCGCAGCAGGCTTTCGACGACCCGACCGATTTCTTCGAAGGCAAGGGCGTCGATGCGGTGTATTTCCCTTTTCACAAGGCTAACGAGTTCCTCGGCATGAGCGGCCTGCCAACCTTTCTCTGCGTCGACGTGATGAAGCGGCCTTCGATCGAGGCCGACACCCTGCGCTACGAAGCGCATCTAGCGCAGGTCTTCGGTCTCTAA
- a CDS encoding NAD(P)(+) transhydrogenase (Re/Si-specific) subunit beta, translating to MSMNLITLLYLVASVSFIQALKGLSHPTTSRRGNLFGMIGMGIAVVTTVFLVFKLGDQLVESASPWGGLGFIVLGLLIGGTIGTLMAKRVEMTKMPELVAFMHSMIGLAAVFIAIAAVLEPQSLGIVQAIGYPIPAGNRLELFLGAAIGAITFSGSVIAFGKLSGKYKFRLFQGAPVSFPNQHKINLAVGVAILVLGLIYTFSGNFTAFMILVALAFVIGVLIIIPIGGADMPVVVSMLNSYSGWAAAGIGFSLNNSMLIIAGSLVGSSGAILSYIMCKAMNRSFFNVILGGFGGDADAGPATGSKEQRPVKSGSSDDAAFLLSNADTVIIVPGYGLAVARAQHALMELAEKLTHMGVTVKYAIHPVAGRMPGHMNVLLAEAEVPYEMVFEMDDINSEFGQADVVLVLGANDVVNPAAKNDPKSPIAGMPILEAYKAKTVIVNKRSMASGYAGLDNELFYMDKTMMVFGDAKKVVEDMVKAVE from the coding sequence ATGAGCATGAACCTGATCACCCTGCTCTACCTCGTCGCCTCGGTGAGTTTCATCCAGGCCCTTAAAGGCCTGTCGCACCCCACCACCTCGCGCCGCGGCAACCTGTTCGGCATGATCGGCATGGGCATCGCCGTGGTCACTACGGTCTTCCTAGTGTTCAAGCTTGGCGATCAGCTGGTCGAGAGCGCAAGCCCCTGGGGCGGTCTGGGCTTCATCGTCCTCGGCCTGTTGATCGGCGGCACCATCGGTACGCTGATGGCCAAGCGCGTCGAAATGACCAAGATGCCCGAGCTGGTCGCCTTCATGCACAGCATGATCGGGCTGGCCGCGGTGTTTATCGCTATCGCCGCGGTGCTCGAGCCGCAGTCGCTGGGTATCGTCCAGGCCATCGGTTATCCGATCCCGGCCGGTAACCGTCTGGAACTGTTCCTCGGTGCAGCCATCGGCGCCATCACCTTCTCCGGCTCGGTGATCGCCTTCGGCAAGCTGTCCGGCAAGTACAAGTTCCGCCTGTTCCAGGGCGCGCCGGTGTCGTTCCCCAACCAGCACAAGATCAACCTCGCCGTCGGCGTGGCGATTCTGGTGCTGGGCCTGATCTACACCTTCAGCGGCAATTTCACCGCGTTCATGATTCTGGTGGCGCTGGCCTTCGTGATCGGCGTGCTGATCATCATCCCCATCGGCGGCGCCGACATGCCGGTGGTGGTCTCGATGCTCAACAGCTACTCTGGCTGGGCGGCGGCCGGTATCGGCTTCTCGCTGAACAACTCGATGCTGATCATTGCCGGTTCCCTGGTGGGTTCGAGCGGCGCGATCCTCTCGTACATCATGTGCAAGGCGATGAACCGTTCGTTCTTCAACGTCATCCTCGGCGGCTTCGGCGGCGACGCGGATGCCGGCCCGGCCACGGGCAGCAAGGAGCAGCGTCCGGTCAAATCCGGCTCCAGCGATGACGCTGCCTTCCTGCTGTCGAACGCCGACACCGTGATCATCGTCCCCGGCTACGGCCTGGCGGTGGCTCGCGCGCAGCATGCGCTGATGGAGCTGGCCGAAAAGCTGACGCATATGGGCGTGACCGTGAAGTACGCGATCCACCCGGTTGCCGGCCGCATGCCCGGGCACATGAACGTGCTGCTGGCCGAGGCCGAAGTGCCGTACGAGATGGTGTTCGAGATGGACGACATCAACTCCGAATTCGGCCAGGCCGATGTGGTGCTGGTGCTCGGCGCCAACGACGTGGTCAACCCGGCGGCGAAAAACGATCCCAAGTCGCCCATCGCCGGCATGCCGATCCTGGAGGCGTACAAGGCCAAGACGGTCATCGTCAACAAGCGCTCCATGGCCAGCGGTTACGCCGGTCTGGATAACGAGCTGTTCTACATGGACAAGACCATGATGGTCTTCGGCGATGCCAAGAAGGTCGTCGAGGACATGGTCAAAGCTGTGGAATAA
- a CDS encoding NAD(P) transhydrogenase subunit alpha — protein MDMISDGIYNLIIFVLAIYVGYHVVWNVTPALHTPLMAVTNAISAIIIVGAMLAAALTVTPMGKLMGTLAVTLAAVNVFGGFLVTRRMLEMFKKKERASVAGSTKAEVKP, from the coding sequence ATGGACATGATTTCTGATGGCATCTACAACCTGATCATCTTTGTGCTGGCGATCTACGTCGGCTACCACGTGGTCTGGAACGTCACCCCCGCGCTGCACACGCCGCTGATGGCGGTGACCAACGCCATTTCGGCGATCATCATCGTTGGCGCCATGCTGGCCGCTGCTCTGACCGTCACCCCGATGGGCAAGCTGATGGGCACCCTGGCCGTGACCCTGGCTGCCGTGAACGTATTCGGCGGCTTCCTGGTCACCCGCCGCATGCTGGAAATGTTCAAGAAGAAAGAGCGCGCTTCCGTTGCGGGCAGCACCAAGGCGGAGGTCAAGCCATGA
- a CDS encoding Re/Si-specific NAD(P)(+) transhydrogenase subunit alpha produces MHIGVPLETRPGETRVAATPETVKKLIGQGHQVTVQSGAGLQASVPDSAYEAAGATIADAAAAFAAEILLKVNAPSDTELAQMQPGTVLVGMLNPFDNENIARMAERGITAFALEAAPRTSRAQSLDVLSSQANIAGYKAVLVGAHHYPRFMPMLMTAAGTVKAARVLILGAGVAGLQAIATAKRLGAVIEASDVRPAVKEQIESLGAKFVDVPCETDEERECAEGVGGYARPMPASWMARQAQAVHERAKQADIIITTALIPGRKAPTLLQEETVQQMKPGSVVIDLAASQGGNCPLTEADQVVVKHGVTLVGYTNLATLVPADASALYARNLLDFLKLVIDGEAKFQLNLEDDIVAACLMCRDGQVVRTNG; encoded by the coding sequence ATGCACATTGGTGTTCCTCTCGAAACCAGGCCCGGTGAAACGCGCGTCGCCGCGACACCGGAAACCGTCAAGAAGCTGATCGGCCAAGGGCATCAGGTCACTGTGCAGAGCGGTGCAGGCTTACAAGCCAGCGTCCCGGACAGTGCCTACGAAGCGGCAGGCGCAACCATCGCCGATGCCGCTGCGGCGTTCGCAGCAGAGATCCTGCTGAAGGTAAACGCACCGAGCGATACCGAACTGGCGCAGATGCAGCCCGGTACGGTTCTGGTCGGCATGCTCAATCCCTTCGACAATGAAAACATCGCACGCATGGCCGAACGCGGCATCACCGCGTTCGCCCTGGAAGCCGCGCCGCGCACCTCGCGCGCGCAGAGCCTCGACGTGCTGTCTTCGCAGGCCAACATTGCCGGTTACAAGGCGGTGCTGGTTGGCGCGCATCACTACCCGCGCTTCATGCCGATGCTGATGACCGCCGCCGGTACGGTGAAGGCCGCACGGGTGCTGATCCTCGGTGCCGGCGTCGCCGGTCTGCAGGCCATCGCCACGGCCAAGCGCCTGGGCGCAGTGATCGAAGCCTCGGACGTGCGTCCGGCAGTGAAGGAGCAGATCGAGTCGCTGGGTGCCAAGTTCGTCGATGTGCCGTGCGAGACCGATGAAGAGCGCGAGTGCGCCGAAGGTGTCGGCGGTTATGCCCGGCCGATGCCCGCTTCGTGGATGGCACGCCAGGCGCAGGCCGTACACGAGCGCGCCAAGCAGGCCGACATCATCATCACCACTGCGCTGATTCCGGGCCGCAAGGCGCCGACGCTGTTGCAGGAAGAAACCGTGCAGCAGATGAAGCCTGGCTCGGTGGTGATCGACCTCGCCGCCTCTCAGGGCGGCAACTGTCCATTGACCGAAGCCGATCAGGTGGTGGTCAAGCACGGCGTGACCCTGGTTGGCTACACCAACTTGGCGACCCTCGTGCCGGCGGATGCCTCGGCGCTATACGCACGCAACCTGCTGGACTTCCTCAAGCTGGTGATCGATGGCGAAGCCAAGTTCCAGCTCAATCTTGAAGACGACATCGTCGCCGCGTGCCTGATGTGCCGCGACGGCCAGGTCGTGCGGACCAACGGTTAA
- a CDS encoding type II secretion system protein N, with translation MAGHQSQRQPPAAAAAEPQPAAAAAAGYPALSEKARSPSDRADNQMPFFPAFFRTAAMLAMIGTASADAPLQLQLLGIFASSDMARSTALVSNQGQEPMAARIGQFLPGGFRLQAIAHDRVLLARDGRTFQLILHGRTQSATESLPLPSQASIATTPFEPASAPYADACNALARFDQAQREELQSLGVCFR, from the coding sequence GTGGCAGGGCATCAGTCGCAACGACAACCTCCTGCTGCCGCTGCTGCAGAACCGCAACCTGCAGCCGCTGCTGCGGCTGGCTATCCAGCCCTGAGTGAAAAGGCCCGGTCGCCTAGCGACCGGGCCGACAACCAGATGCCATTCTTCCCTGCTTTTTTCCGTACCGCGGCGATGCTGGCCATGATCGGTACTGCATCAGCCGACGCTCCCTTGCAGCTACAGCTTCTAGGCATTTTCGCCAGTTCCGATATGGCCCGCTCCACTGCACTGGTGAGTAATCAGGGACAGGAACCCATGGCCGCACGGATCGGCCAATTCCTACCAGGCGGTTTTCGGCTGCAGGCAATCGCTCACGACCGCGTTCTCTTGGCACGCGATGGCCGTACATTCCAATTGATCCTGCATGGTCGCACGCAAAGCGCGACGGAATCGCTGCCTCTGCCTTCGCAGGCATCCATCGCCACGACGCCATTCGAACCTGCCTCCGCCCCTTACGCCGATGCGTGCAACGCTCTGGCGCGCTTCGATCAGGCACAACGCGAGGAACTGCAAAGCCTTGGCGTCTGCTTCAGGTAA